The sequence CAGCGGCTATTCCGAGGTAGTCAGCGCCGCGATCCAACTTCCTGACTCTTGTGCGACCGCCCTCTTCTTGGGGCATAACCCCGGTTGGGAGATGCTCGCGAGCCAACTTGCCGGCGAGACGATCGACATGGCGACCGGCGTCGCGGTCCTGTTTCAGACCGCCGCCGAGAGCTGGAAAGGGGCCTTTTCTGGCCGGGAGTGGGAACTGGTAGGGATTATTCGTCCGCGTGAGCTCGAAAAGGAGTCCGAGAGGCACTAACTTGCGCGCAAACAAGTGATTTCCGAGGGACTTTCACCCATATTTCAATTGCAGTTTTGTACAAAAACAACTAGAATTAGCTCCCACCTTCCTCAATACCGCCCTCTTTTTTTACGGCGGCTAATCCCACCCTCTAACAAGCGAAGCTATGAACGCACCCAAGCATTACGCTGCGTTTTTCTGCTCTCTTGCCTTCCTGATTTCGACAGGCTTCGTCCGTGCGGAAGAAATCAGCAAGGAGCAAGCCGCTTTTTTCGAAAACGACATTCGCCCGCTCCTGATCAAGCGCTGTTTTGAATGCCACAGCGATGAGTCGGAGAAGGGGGGACTGCGCCTTGATTCCCGCGGCGCGATTCTCTCGGGCGGCGAAAGCGGGGCCGCGATTGAGCCCCACAAGCCGGAAGAAAGCCTCCTGATCGAAGCGATCAATTACGAAAGCTTCGAGATGCCCCCGGCCGGCAAAATGCCCGACAACGAGATTGCTTTGCTCACCAAGTGGGTGAAGATGGGCGCCCCGTGGCCCGGCGGCAATGACGCCCCGATTCGAACCACCGCCAAAGACAAGATCACCGAAGAAGATCGCCACTACTGGGCGTTTCAGCCGTTGGCCAGCGTCAACCCGCCGCAGATTGACGAAGAGCGCTGGAACCGCAACCCGATCGATCGCTTCATTCGCCAGCAGCAGTTGGCCAAGGGGATTACTCCCAACGCCAAGGCCGACAAGCTGACGCTCTTGCGTCGCGTTTGCTTTGACCTGACCGGCTTGCCGCCGACTCCCGAGCAAACCGAAAAGTTCATGGCGGACCAGTCCCCCAACGCCTACGAAACGCTGGTCGATTCGCTCCTCGATAGTCAACACTTCGGCGAACGGATGGCGACCCATTGGCTCGACCTGGTGCGCTATGCCGAATCGGACGGTTACCGCCAAGACGCCTATCGCCCTTATGCGTGGCGCTATCGCGACTACGTCATCAATAGCTTCAACCACGACAAGCCGTACGATCAATTTGTGCTCGAACAGCTGGCCGGCGATGAAGTCGCCCCGGACAATCCCGAAGCGATCGTCGCGACCGGGTTCCTGCGGCACTGGATCTACGAATACAACCAGCGCGACGTCCGCACCCAGTGGCAGATCATTCTGAACGACATCACCGACACGACCAGCGACGTCTTCCTCGGCGTCGGGATGGGTTGTGCGAAGTGCCATGACCACAAGTTCGACCCGCTGCTGCAGCGCGACTACTTCCAGCTGCAAGCCTTCTTCACGCCGATTTTGCCGCGGAACGACGTGCCTGCGGTCACGCCGGACGAACTCGCCAAGTACAACGCGGCCCTCACCAAGTGGGAAGAAGATACCCGCGAGATCCGGGCCAAGATCGACGAGATGGAAGCGAAGCCGATCGCCGGCGCGATCAAGAAGCAGACCGAGATGTTCCCGGACGACATCCAGGTCATGATGAACAAGCCGCCGGCCGAGCGTACGCCCTACGAGCATCAGATCGTCGAGATGGCGTACGAACAGGTCAACATGGAAATCAGCCGCCGCCGCGAGCAAGTTGGCGACGACGCGAAGAAAGAAGAGTACAAGAAGCTGAAGGAAGAACTGGCGAAGTTCCCCAAGCCGGCCGGTCTGCCGACCATCTATTCGGTCAGCGACGTCGGCCCGCAATCTCCGCCGACCTTCATTACCGGCAAAGAACGTTTGGGGGAAATCTCCCCCGACTTCCTGACGGTGCTCGACGCTTCTCCCGTTTCGATCGAGTCGTCTCTCAAGTCGACCGGTCGCCGCTCGGAACTAGCCCGCTGGATCACCAGCGACAACAACGCGCTTGCCAGCCGCGTGATCGCCAATCGCCTTTGGCAATGGTGCTTTAGCCGCGGTCTGGTCGAAACGCCGAACGACTTTGGCAATCTCGGCACGCCTCCCTCGCATCCGGAGCTGCTCGACTGGATGTCGCAGGAGTTCATCGACCAGGGGCGAAGCATGAAGTCGATGATCCGCATGCTGGTCACTTCGGAGACCTACCAACTGGCGTCGACGCGCATGCCGGAATCGGACAAGCTCGATCTCGAAAACAAAACCTATTGGCGCAACCAGGTTCGCCGCATGTCGGCCGAACAAGTCCGCGACGCGATGCTGGCCGCAGCCGGCAAGCTGGACCGAACCACCGGCGGTTCGAGCGTCAGCGGCACCACGCCGCGGCGGAGCGTCTACATGAAAGTGATTCGCAACACGCGTGAACCGCTGATGGACGCGTTCGATTTCCCCGAACGTTTCAGCAGCGCCGCGACTCGCAACACGACCACGACGCCGACCCAATCGCTGCTGCTGATCAACGGCGATTTCCCGCTACAGCAAGCGACGGCGATGACCGCCGCGATCCGCAAAGCCGGCAAGTCAAGCGAAGAGCGGATTCGCGCCGCCTACATGCTCGCCTACAGCCGACAGCCGACGACCGCCGAACTGGAAGGGGCGCAGGAGTTCATCCAGGAGCAACTCGCGATCACTCGCGAAAACTCCGCCAAAGAAAAGCCGCTGGCGATCGCCAAGTTTAAGAGCGTCGACAAGCAGGGAGTTCACCTGAAGCCGGACGCCGAAGTTTCGCAACTGTCAGCCAGTCTGCAAGACTTTACCGGCGCGTCGTTCACCGTCGAATCGATCGTTCAGCTTGATTCGCTCTACGAAGACGCTTCGGTCCGGACGATCGCGTCGCAGTGGAACGGCGGCAATAGCCAACCTGGCTGGAACTTCGGCGTGACCAGCAAGAAGTCGCGCTACACGCCGCGGAACTTGATCATGCAACTGGTCGGCGCCAACTCGCTCGACCAGACGGTCTACGAAGTCCTCCCCTCCGGCATTCACTTAGAGCTGGGGCGTCCCTACTATGCCTGCTTGCAGTACGCTCGCGACGACTCGGGCGCCGCGGAGGTTCGTTTCTTCGTCCAAGACCTCTCGGAAGAGAACGCGCCGCTGCAAACGGCGGTGGTGAAGACCGAAATCATCGCCGGGCTCCGCAATGAATACCCGCTGGTCATCGGCGGTCGCACCGGCACGAAAAGCTGCTCGTTCGACGGCTTGGTCGCCGAAGTTCGTGCTGTCCCTGCGGTCCTCAGCGAAGATCAACTGCTAATCCAAAACAGCGGCGACGTAGCCGAAGTGGTTGGCCACTGGAAGTTTGAAAAGCCGACCGGTTCGCTTCGTTCGCTCGAAGGGGGAGTCGATCTCGTCTCTGGAGACGCCGCGGTCAGTTCCGACAACGCCGCGTGGGTCGACTTCTGCCACATCCTGCTTAATTCCAACGAATTCCTTTACGTGCCGTAAGCCCATGTCATCGACTGTTTGCCAACAACACGGCGTCCCGCATCACGAACAGGTCATCGATCGTCGCCAAGCGCTGCTGCGCACCGGCGCCGGGTTCGGTTCGCTCGCCCTCTCGTGGATGATGGCGCAAAACGCGCGCGCCGATCACGGCAGTCTGGCCGAGAGCAACCAGATGGCGCACCTGGCGCCGCGGGCCAAGAACGTCATCTTCCTCTTCATGGAAGGGGGCCCGAGCCACATCGACCTGTTCGATCCGAAGCCGACCTTGAACAAGCTGCACGGGCAACCGCTCCCCAGCTCGTTCAAGAAGGTGATCCTGGCGATGGGGGAAGGGAAAGCGCCCCTCTACGGTTCGCCTCGCAAGTGGAAACAACATGGCGAGAGCGGCCTCTGGATTTCGGATTGGCTGCCGCATACCGCCCAGCATGCCGACGACCTGGCGGTAGTCCGCTCGTGCCATAGCGACGGGATCAACCATGCCGGCGGCGTTTGCCAGATGAACACCGGCGCGATCATCGGCGGTCGTCCTTCGCTCGGCAGTTGGGTCAGCTATGGCCTGGGGACCGAGAATGAAAACCTGCCGGCCTTCGTCGTGCTGCAAGACAACAATGGCACGCCGGTCAACGGTCCGCGTAACTGGGGAACCGCCTTCATGCCGGCCGTTTACCAGGGCACCCGCTTCCATGCCGGCGAAACGCCGATTCGCAATCTGGAAAACCCGGACGGCGTCACCGATCTTCGCCAAAAATCGAAGCTCGCTTACCTGAACCGGATGAACCAAGGGTTCGCCCACGAGCATCCCGGCCAGAGCGAACTCGACGCGCGGATCAAGAGCTACGAGCTCGCTTTCCGCATGCAGGTGCACGCTCCCGAAGCGATCGACCTGGCGCAAGAAACCGAAGAGACGAAGAACCTGTACGGCATGGACGACAAAGAGACCGAAGCGTTCGGCCGCAACTGTCTGCTCGCACGCCGCCTGGTCGAACGGGGCGTTCGCTTCGTGCAGCTCTATCACGGCACCGGCAGCAAGTGGGACGCCCATAACAACATTGAAAAGAACCACTCCGAAAACTGCCGTTCGTCCGACAAACCGGTCGCCGGGTTGCTGACCGACCTAAAGCGTCGCGGGCTGCTCGACGATACGCTGGTCGTTTGGGGGGGCGAATTCGGTCGCACGCCGATGAGCGAGCAAGGAAACG is a genomic window of Blastopirellula sediminis containing:
- a CDS encoding SixA phosphatase family protein, which codes for MLQRRLIVMRHAKSAWPQGISDHERPLNKRGRAAAPLVAAELQSRDWTPEVVVSSDAQRTVETWERMKDHFSPTPQVIFDQSLYLSGYSEVVSAAIQLPDSCATALFLGHNPGWEMLASQLAGETIDMATGVAVLFQTAAESWKGAFSGREWELVGIIRPRELEKESERH
- a CDS encoding DUF1549 domain-containing protein, whose translation is MNAPKHYAAFFCSLAFLISTGFVRAEEISKEQAAFFENDIRPLLIKRCFECHSDESEKGGLRLDSRGAILSGGESGAAIEPHKPEESLLIEAINYESFEMPPAGKMPDNEIALLTKWVKMGAPWPGGNDAPIRTTAKDKITEEDRHYWAFQPLASVNPPQIDEERWNRNPIDRFIRQQQLAKGITPNAKADKLTLLRRVCFDLTGLPPTPEQTEKFMADQSPNAYETLVDSLLDSQHFGERMATHWLDLVRYAESDGYRQDAYRPYAWRYRDYVINSFNHDKPYDQFVLEQLAGDEVAPDNPEAIVATGFLRHWIYEYNQRDVRTQWQIILNDITDTTSDVFLGVGMGCAKCHDHKFDPLLQRDYFQLQAFFTPILPRNDVPAVTPDELAKYNAALTKWEEDTREIRAKIDEMEAKPIAGAIKKQTEMFPDDIQVMMNKPPAERTPYEHQIVEMAYEQVNMEISRRREQVGDDAKKEEYKKLKEELAKFPKPAGLPTIYSVSDVGPQSPPTFITGKERLGEISPDFLTVLDASPVSIESSLKSTGRRSELARWITSDNNALASRVIANRLWQWCFSRGLVETPNDFGNLGTPPSHPELLDWMSQEFIDQGRSMKSMIRMLVTSETYQLASTRMPESDKLDLENKTYWRNQVRRMSAEQVRDAMLAAAGKLDRTTGGSSVSGTTPRRSVYMKVIRNTREPLMDAFDFPERFSSAATRNTTTTPTQSLLLINGDFPLQQATAMTAAIRKAGKSSEERIRAAYMLAYSRQPTTAELEGAQEFIQEQLAITRENSAKEKPLAIAKFKSVDKQGVHLKPDAEVSQLSASLQDFTGASFTVESIVQLDSLYEDASVRTIASQWNGGNSQPGWNFGVTSKKSRYTPRNLIMQLVGANSLDQTVYEVLPSGIHLELGRPYYACLQYARDDSGAAEVRFFVQDLSEENAPLQTAVVKTEIIAGLRNEYPLVIGGRTGTKSCSFDGLVAEVRAVPAVLSEDQLLIQNSGDVAEVVGHWKFEKPTGSLRSLEGGVDLVSGDAAVSSDNAAWVDFCHILLNSNEFLYVP
- a CDS encoding DUF1501 domain-containing protein — encoded protein: MSSTVCQQHGVPHHEQVIDRRQALLRTGAGFGSLALSWMMAQNARADHGSLAESNQMAHLAPRAKNVIFLFMEGGPSHIDLFDPKPTLNKLHGQPLPSSFKKVILAMGEGKAPLYGSPRKWKQHGESGLWISDWLPHTAQHADDLAVVRSCHSDGINHAGGVCQMNTGAIIGGRPSLGSWVSYGLGTENENLPAFVVLQDNNGTPVNGPRNWGTAFMPAVYQGTRFHAGETPIRNLENPDGVTDLRQKSKLAYLNRMNQGFAHEHPGQSELDARIKSYELAFRMQVHAPEAIDLAQETEETKNLYGMDDKETEAFGRNCLLARRLVERGVRFVQLYHGTGSKWDAHNNIEKNHSENCRSSDKPVAGLLTDLKRRGLLDDTLVVWGGEFGRTPMSEQGNGRDHNPTGFTMWFAGGGVRGGQTIGATDEIGLHATEDRMHVHSLHASILYLMGLDNMKLTYFHKGRPERPTVNEGEMNMKLITG